A part of Microbulbifer salipaludis genomic DNA contains:
- the rpiA gene encoding ribose-5-phosphate isomerase RpiA, whose amino-acid sequence MNQDQLKQDVARAAVEYITPMLDADTIVGVGTGSTANYFIDFLAEKKGLFDGTVASSEASAERLKSHGIPVYDLNAVDSIRVYVDGADETNPLLQLIKGGGAALTREKIVAACSEEFVCIADDSKWVPVLGNFPLPVEVIPMARSYVAREIVKLGGDPVYREGVTTDNGNVILDVHNMQIAKPLELEDAINNITGVVTNGLFAARPADVLLLGTAEGVKTVKSKI is encoded by the coding sequence CACCCCCATGCTGGACGCCGATACCATTGTGGGCGTCGGCACAGGCTCCACGGCCAATTACTTCATCGACTTTCTGGCGGAGAAAAAGGGCCTGTTCGACGGCACCGTCGCCAGCTCGGAAGCCTCGGCCGAACGCCTCAAGTCCCATGGTATTCCAGTGTACGACCTGAACGCCGTGGACAGCATCCGGGTGTACGTGGATGGCGCCGATGAAACCAATCCCCTGCTGCAACTGATCAAGGGCGGCGGCGCGGCGCTGACCCGGGAAAAGATCGTCGCCGCCTGCTCGGAAGAGTTTGTCTGTATTGCTGACGATAGCAAGTGGGTGCCGGTGCTGGGCAATTTCCCCCTGCCGGTGGAAGTGATTCCCATGGCACGCTCTTATGTGGCCCGCGAAATCGTCAAGCTCGGCGGCGACCCCGTCTACCGCGAGGGCGTGACTACCGACAATGGCAATGTCATCCTCGACGTGCACAATATGCAGATTGCCAAGCCCCTGGAGCTGGAAGACGCCATCAACAACATTACCGGCGTAGTGACCAACGGCCTGTTTGCCGCGCGCCCCGCCGACGTACTGCTGCTGGGAACGGCCGAGGGCGTAAAGACGGTCAAGTCCAAGATTTAA